The Nothobranchius furzeri strain GRZ-AD chromosome 8, NfurGRZ-RIMD1, whole genome shotgun sequence sequence ATCGGTTGTTGTAAACATCACAACAGAGAGAAACAGCAGAGTTGATGTCATTGTTACTGAGGCAGACGTCCCTCAACAGGAAGTGTTTAAAACAAACGAAGCATCATTGTGTGTCAGTGCTGGTTTTTCATCCcctgtggttttcctgctttcttatcctgctgctgctgctgtcctcgaccaggcccagacatccctctcccacgACCACCAAACACACCTACAGGAACAGCTGTGTTCAGTCCAACAAATCAATTCTACATGAGTTCAAAACCAACCTGATCAAACGGCATCCTTCACCTCGGCCGGGCCCTCCTCTTCCTTTGCCCTGTTGTTTATTCTGCTGAGAGCCGCCGCGACCTCGTCCTTTCGACACCACCTCCTCCCTCACCATGTCAATGATCTCATCTGGGATACGCAGATATTTGATGGTGCTTCCTCGGATGTAGCACTCAGGCATCCTCCAGAATTTATCTCCATCCTGTAAAAAGATGGTGAGAGTTTCTGTTTAAATTAAATTCCTCAATTAATAACACTTCTATTTTGCATTTATGTTAATTTACCTAAAGTCTAGCACAATAAACCCGACTGAGGGGATAATAGGCAAATGATCATGTTTAGTTGTGATCACCCATCTTTCTTTTGTTTACATGTACAAAAACACCACAAAGCTGCACAATTTAAAAATTATTACAGTCACTGATGGTCCAGTTAGCGCACTGTGTCTGTTCTTACAGTCACTATGAATCAATCATTGTATCTCAGCTGTTGTCTGAAGCTGTTCTGATAGTTTCAGTGCAGGATTCTGCAGACTTCTCAGTTCACATAGGCAGGCTGTCCTTCACAACACAGTTGTGCAAATATACTGTACATACAAATGTCTCATGAGAGACCAAATATGAAAGCACATTAAGCAAATTAAAATATTTTGGTATTTTCCCTTTGTCAAAAGGTCACATTTTATTAAAGGGAGAAGCATGTTTCACCCTGGATGTGCAGATGACTTCTCTCAGGTTGATGTTCATCCAGTTGTCACAGCTGACCAGGTGACCGTTGTAGGTCTCTCCATTCTTCAGCTCCACCAGCTAATAAAGAGCACACTGCTTTATAAGCTAAAAATCATACAATGAGCAAGTTCTAATAACAGATCAGACAAACTAAACTAAAGTCAAGAACAAAAAATTAGCTCTAATCATTAGCTAATTAGAGTGTGACTCTTTGAGGCTAGAatatgaaccttttcacaatattctagttgtctgatattttgaatgtggggttttgatAAGCTGTAAGGCAAAATCATAACAAATATAACAGATAAAGGCCGaaacatctggctttgcatgtaatgagtccatCTCATACATTAGTTTCACTTTTTAGTTCAATCACTGAAATAAACGACCTTTTGCACCATactgtattttttttaagtttcacTTGTAATTTACTAAAGCAGGTTATTATTTACATAGAGAACAGATGCTTCTTCACATAACTAATGACACAGCCTAAAGGATACAATATTGTAAAGAATATCAGACTTAAAATCAAGGTTTTGCCTCACCATGGGATGATTCTGAGCGGTCTTTAAGAGTGACAGGGGAAGCTGAAAATAAAACACCAGATTGAAATCTAATTTAACAGAATAGACCTCATTTACAGCATTAT is a genomic window containing:
- the lsm4 gene encoding U6 snRNA-associated Sm-like protein LSm4; protein product: MLPLSLLKTAQNHPMLVELKNGETYNGHLVSCDNWMNINLREVICTSRDGDKFWRMPECYIRGSTIKYLRIPDEIIDMVREEVVSKGRGRGGSQQNKQQGKGRGGPGRGVFGGRGRGMSGPGRGQQQQQDKKAGKPQGMKNQH